Genomic window (Kangiella profundi):
TGAATAACTGCTTACGAACGAAGTCTGGATCCATGCCTTTGCCCTTATCGACAATATGCCAGTGCAGCTCCTGTCCGATCTGGTCAAATCGGTGATGAATTCTATCATTTTCGTTACTGGCATCAATCGCATTCTGGTGTAGATGCTGGATGATGTTAAGCAATTGATCCTGGTTAGCATACACCTCTATTTCAGGAATATCTCCAATCACGTTGAGGCGACTTGCGGTTTCCTTGAATTTCGCAAACACATCTGGAATATAGGCCTGAAGGATCTCTTTTTTTGGTAGCTGTTTGCGTTGCAACTGTTCAAGCATTTTATTGAGACGTTGAGTGGCGCTGGCTACGGTTTCAAACGTATCATCCACAAATTCAGGATTGTCTCTATAGCGATGTGCGTTATGGGTGATCAGTTCCAATTGAGCGGTGACATTCTTTAAATCATGTACAACAAATGCCGATAGACGGTTAAAAGCATCAAACTGCTCACGTTCGTAAATTTGAGTAGTTGCCTCAAACAGTGCCAGATAACTAGCCATCTGCTGACCCGCTGCTTTAAGAAGATCATGGTCTTCCCAGTTGAGGCTTGGTTTAGAATAGCTGCTTCTTAGCCCAACCACTGCGACTAACTCTTCACCGCGACGCAGTGGAATATAGATCTGATGCTGTTGAAATAACGGCGAGTGATAATCTAGTTTCAAACCCTGGTAAACATTCTGGTTACTTTGATATTCCTTAATGTCTACCACCCAGTTAGTGCGCTCAATAAAATCAATCAGCTCCATGGGCAACTGATAAGCCAGCTCATTATTGAGCGGCGAATTTAAAGGTGACTGCCAGTTATCGGTATAAATAAACAGATCACCGCGTCGACTCCAAAGTTTTCCGGCAGGGCTACTGATGATATTGGCCAGCGCCTTGATCGACAGCTGATAGAAATCACCTTGCACATTTGCCTCGTCCAGCGCGCGGTTGAATCCCAGCCAGCTTTCTCGGTAATCATACTTGTAACTGGCAAATAGCTTGGTGAACATTATTTTAAGCTGGCTTAATAGTTTTTTCTTATAGGCCAGCCAGATGAATATCAATATTGATGCAGCAAGGACCACTGATCCTACAATTGGTTTTTGCCAAGCTACACCAATCAGCATATATCCGACTACTGCCAACCAGCTCAATACCGCAAAGATATTCAGGCTACTTTGCGGGCGGTAGGTTTGCTGAATGTTTTCAAGATCCAGCCGAGACTGATCTATTTGTTGGATGTGTACCAGACTGAATGCCATGGCAATGCTGGCAATGATGGCTCGAGACACGTCAAGTGCTTCAGCATCGACATTCAGATTGAGCATCAGCACCAGCATGGAAAGGAGATCCCAGATCAGGACTATTCCTAAAGCACCACCCAGAGTTGAAATTTCAGCCCTCAGAGTCTCAGCAAACTGATTTCCAGCCCGCTCCATCATCTGCATCATCATCAGTAGAATAAAGCCGCCTATGGCCGGATTGATTACTCGCTTCATATCTCCGCTGTAGAGCAGGATAAAGCTAGCCCAGCCAATAAAGGCAGCAATTATGATGAAACTTAATAGCTTATGGTGGGTTGCAAAGTAGAAGAGAAAGAAGGTAAGAGCCGCAAAAATACCAAACAGGCGTGCCCATTCAATCATCCAGTGGTTAAGCTCAGAGTCCGTATCCAGCAGGTTCAAGCCGCTCCAGCCTATAAAAGTTAAGGCCAATAGCATAATCGGCCAGCCCAGGGTCGATCCGCGCCAGCGCAATAGTACGGTCATGAACAAGAAGCCTGCTAACACGATACAGGCGATAAATCCGGCCATTTCCCTGCTTACTTTATTTGTTTGGTTGCTATGGGTGTTATAAAAGAAAAAGGCCGAAAAAGCTACTTTTCGGCCTTAAAAATCAATTATCTATCGCGACTGATTATATAGCAGTAGCTGCCTGCTGTACTTCAACAAATTCTGTCAAAGTTGTCACTGACTCAAAAACTTCGCCTGTCAGTTCGTCATCAGCAATTTCAATGCCGAAGTTTTCTTCAATTTGCATCAAGATAGAGACGATTGCCATAGAATCGAATTCCGGC
Coding sequences:
- a CDS encoding acyl carrier protein, whose translation is MAYQTNIDKMIALLSDTLSIDADQLSADTLLLGNLPEFDSMAIVSILMQIEENFGIEIADDELTGEVFESVTTLTEFVEVQQAATAI
- the prsK gene encoding XrtA/PEP-CTERM system histidine kinase PrsK is translated as MAGFIACIVLAGFLFMTVLLRWRGSTLGWPIMLLALTFIGWSGLNLLDTDSELNHWMIEWARLFGIFAALTFFLFYFATHHKLLSFIIIAAFIGWASFILLYSGDMKRVINPAIGGFILLMMMQMMERAGNQFAETLRAEISTLGGALGIVLIWDLLSMLVLMLNLNVDAEALDVSRAIIASIAMAFSLVHIQQIDQSRLDLENIQQTYRPQSSLNIFAVLSWLAVVGYMLIGVAWQKPIVGSVVLAASILIFIWLAYKKKLLSQLKIMFTKLFASYKYDYRESWLGFNRALDEANVQGDFYQLSIKALANIISSPAGKLWSRRGDLFIYTDNWQSPLNSPLNNELAYQLPMELIDFIERTNWVVDIKEYQSNQNVYQGLKLDYHSPLFQQHQIYIPLRRGEELVAVVGLRSSYSKPSLNWEDHDLLKAAGQQMASYLALFEATTQIYEREQFDAFNRLSAFVVHDLKNVTAQLELITHNAHRYRDNPEFVDDTFETVASATQRLNKMLEQLQRKQLPKKEILQAYIPDVFAKFKETASRLNVIGDIPEIEVYANQDQLLNIIQHLHQNAIDASNENDRIHHRFDQIGQELHWHIVDKGKGMDPDFVRKQLFKPFATTKGNAGMGIGVYQCRYLLQSFGGDLIIQSELGKGTRCIVILQTLTPGD